The following proteins are encoded in a genomic region of Deltaproteobacteria bacterium:
- a CDS encoding FHA domain-containing protein, whose protein sequence is MGSRPLLILTSKKNPTPLVYELDQKEIGIGRDAANFVVLESRAASRCHAKILVEKEDLFLLDLKSANGTFLNNRQMNHGEKTILRPGDKIRIEEFEMQFVTGDKQKIADPSGESPLGGSPYEVTESDVLEVKMIKKILKAIDKETAPSLEVLKGKYAGKKLVLEGKTQTVVIGRDPACEWMLDEEVISRRHAKVTKKWDTVTLEDLDSKNGTFVNNTKVKTKQLGRIALRDGDSLLLGTIPVRYHNPQDINAQVLAPIITEEEVKSAPKPKPAPPEPRLKPAQPAVQEPEEGQFSELPVEKPAGLLGPAEIFWIVIGGVALVLCVAAVIALLK, encoded by the coding sequence GTGGGCTCTAGGCCTCTCCTGATTCTCACCAGCAAGAAAAACCCGACCCCGCTCGTCTACGAACTGGACCAGAAAGAGATCGGGATCGGCCGCGATGCGGCCAACTTTGTGGTGCTGGAGAGCCGTGCCGCCTCCCGCTGTCACGCCAAGATCCTCGTTGAAAAAGAAGACCTCTTCCTCCTTGACCTCAAGAGTGCCAACGGGACCTTTCTTAACAACCGGCAGATGAACCACGGGGAGAAAACCATCCTCCGGCCGGGGGACAAGATCAGGATTGAGGAATTTGAAATGCAGTTTGTCACCGGCGACAAACAAAAGATCGCCGATCCCTCGGGTGAATCACCCTTGGGTGGATCACCCTATGAGGTCACCGAGTCCGATGTCCTTGAGGTGAAGATGATCAAGAAGATCCTCAAGGCGATTGATAAAGAAACGGCCCCTTCGCTGGAAGTCCTCAAGGGGAAGTATGCCGGAAAAAAACTGGTTCTCGAAGGGAAAACACAGACGGTGGTGATCGGCCGTGATCCCGCCTGCGAGTGGATGCTGGATGAAGAGGTGATCTCCCGGCGTCATGCCAAGGTCACCAAAAAATGGGACACCGTCACCCTTGAGGATCTGGACAGTAAAAACGGGACCTTCGTCAATAATACCAAGGTCAAGACCAAACAGCTTGGGCGAATCGCCCTCCGGGACGGCGATTCCCTCCTCCTGGGAACGATCCCGGTCCGTTATCACAACCCGCAAGATATCAATGCCCAAGTCCTGGCGCCGATTATTACCGAGGAAGAAGTCAAATCGGCCCCTAAACCAAAACCAGCTCCTCCCGAACCAAGACTCAAACCTGCTCAACCGGCGGTTCAGGAGCCGGAAGAGGGGCAATTTTCGGAATTACCGGTTGAAAAACCGGCTGGTCTCCTCGGGCCGGCAGAAATTTTCTGGATTGTGATCGGGGGGGTCGCCCTCGTCCTCTGTGTTGCCGCCGTTATCGCCCTTTTAAAATAA